A stretch of DNA from Nostoc sp. 'Peltigera membranacea cyanobiont' N6:
AGCTACAAATAAAGCATTCAAATTTAGGATTTTTGAACTAATAGAACAGCAAGGTATATCATTTGAAGATTTGAGCATTAGAACAGGTATTCATCCCCTAATACTTGAATTTTATAATACTAATCCTATCCCGGAAACAAATTTATATGGACTGCCCCATTCTCAAAATCTTGCTAAGATTAGTGCAGTTTTGAACTGTACTATTGAAGATTTAAAACTGGAAGAAAAACTCCCAAAAACCAGGATTCTTATTGAAGAATTAGCTTCAGAGAGAGGTCTAACTTTAGAAGCTCTAAGTTTATTAATAGGTTTACCCCTAGAGCTTTTGCAACTGCTCAGTCTGCATCCTGTAAATATTTCTCTTGCAGATGAGATGATAGAAACCGGAAGACGTAATAATCTAATGTTGTCTGGAATGAGCTTAAATCAATCAATAAGACCAGACTGGATAAGTAGTATACTATGCTGTATTCTTAACCGTCCGTGCTGTAATCGCAAATAAAAATATATGCACAGAATGGGTGGAAA
This window harbors:
- a CDS encoding helix-turn-helix domain-containing protein, which codes for MTSFSRVTLRIQELLDNKSLSFQDLSNALDISEEEIRKLSSQTIDITEENAFILAKIAKELNVSILDLVQPVATNKAFKFRIFELIEQQGISFEDLSIRTGIHPLILEFYNTNPIPETNLYGLPHSQNLAKISAVLNCTIEDLKLEEKLPKTRILIEELASERGLTLEALSLLIGLPLELLQLLSLHPVNISLADEMIETGRRNNLMLSGMSLNQSIRPDWISSILCCILNRPCCNRK